In Massilia violaceinigra, one DNA window encodes the following:
- a CDS encoding HD domain-containing protein yields the protein MTQQIDYADQEAWLKAWRYAAQVHAQQKFPGTDMPYLVHLGMVSMELLGAHAQERIDGIGTAMQCAILHDAMEDQGVSHDTLVAEFGLAVADGVAALSKSPGLPKADAMADSLTRIRLQPKAIWCVKLADRISNLQAPPSYWPQEKISAYGQEGSVILAALGEANGYLAQRLAAKIAAYPS from the coding sequence ATGACACAGCAGATCGATTACGCAGACCAGGAAGCATGGCTCAAGGCGTGGCGCTACGCCGCTCAGGTGCACGCCCAACAAAAATTCCCGGGCACCGACATGCCCTATCTGGTCCATCTGGGGATGGTGAGCATGGAGCTTCTCGGCGCCCATGCGCAGGAGCGGATCGACGGCATCGGCACGGCCATGCAATGCGCCATCCTGCACGATGCGATGGAAGATCAGGGCGTCTCGCACGATACGCTGGTCGCCGAATTCGGACTGGCCGTGGCCGACGGCGTGGCTGCATTATCGAAGTCGCCCGGCCTCCCGAAGGCGGATGCCATGGCCGACAGCTTGACAAGAATCCGGCTCCAGCCAAAGGCCATCTGGTGCGTCAAACTGGCCGATCGCATCAGCAACCTGCAAGCGCCACCATCGTACTGGCCGCAAGAAAAAATCAGCGCCTACGGCCAGGAGGGCAGTGTCATTCTCGCTGCGCTGGGTGAAGCCAATGGCTACCTTGCGCAGCGGCTCGCCGCCAAGATCGCCGCTTATCCGTCCTGA
- a CDS encoding antibiotic biosynthesis monooxygenase family protein, giving the protein MFREVAELKVAAGTEQLFEAGVQQAIPLFKRAKGCHGMRMERSVEEPGSYMLFVEWESIEDHMVHFRESEDFREWRRLVGGYYSAPPRVFHTTSAVEGF; this is encoded by the coding sequence ATGTTCAGGGAAGTTGCGGAGCTCAAGGTCGCTGCGGGAACGGAGCAGCTGTTTGAAGCAGGCGTGCAGCAAGCCATACCACTGTTCAAGCGCGCCAAAGGATGCCATGGCATGCGCATGGAGCGGTCGGTCGAAGAACCGGGCAGCTACATGCTGTTCGTCGAGTGGGAATCCATCGAGGACCACATGGTGCATTTTCGCGAGAGCGAGGATTTTCGGGAATGGCGCCGTCTGGTGGGCGGCTATTACAGCGCGCCGCCGCGCGTGTTCCATACCACTAGCGCGGTCGAGGGCTTCTAA
- a CDS encoding exonuclease, which translates to MKQEIYISTDVETDGPIPGPHSMLSIGSAAYLADKTCIATFSANLECLPDAAAHPATAAWWLTQPEAWAACRADLETPLAATQRYLAWVKSLPGKPVFVAYPAGFDFLFVYWYLIRFTGESPFSHSALDIKSYAMAVMKRDYRDSTKRNMPKHWFDPLPHSHVALDDAIEQGALFCNMLADNLARGRQDG; encoded by the coding sequence ATGAAACAGGAAATCTACATCAGCACCGACGTCGAAACCGACGGTCCGATTCCCGGGCCGCATTCGATGCTCAGCATCGGATCGGCAGCCTACCTGGCCGACAAGACGTGCATCGCGACCTTCAGCGCGAACCTGGAATGCCTGCCCGACGCCGCGGCGCATCCCGCCACCGCCGCGTGGTGGCTGACCCAGCCCGAGGCGTGGGCCGCCTGCCGCGCGGACCTGGAGACGCCACTGGCGGCCACGCAGCGCTATCTGGCATGGGTCAAGTCGCTGCCGGGCAAGCCGGTGTTCGTAGCTTACCCTGCCGGCTTCGATTTTCTGTTCGTGTACTGGTACCTGATCCGCTTTACCGGCGAAAGCCCGTTCAGCCATTCCGCGCTCGATATCAAATCGTACGCGATGGCCGTCATGAAGCGCGATTACCGCGACAGTACCAAGCGCAATATGCCCAAACACTGGTTCGATCCCCTGCCCCATTCGCATGTGGCGCTGGACGACGCCATCGAACAGGGTGCGCTGTTCTGCAATATGCTGGCCGATAACCTGGCGCGTGGACGTCAGGACGGATAA